Within the Flavobacterium sp. CG_23.5 genome, the region CCGAGATTCGTTTTCATCAATAAATCAGTAAAACCAATTATTCCATTTAATGGAGTTCTGATTTCGTGACTCATGTTAGCAAGAAATTCAGATTTCGCCTTATTGGAAGCTTCCGCTAATTCTTTGGCTTTAATAAAAGTTTCGGTTTGTTTTCTTTCCGTGACATCAATGAAAATGCCTTCAATAAACGCGATTTTTCCGTCTTTATAAACGACATCGCCAAATTCTTCTACCCAAACAATGTTTTTATTTTTGTGTTCAATTCGGTATGTTAAATGAAGCGGTCTACCATTTTCAATGGCATTTTGTTGCTCAAGAATAGTTTGTTCTTTATCTTCGGGTACAATCAAATCTATAAATGACAATTTATTTTCTAGAAAATCTGATTTTGGATAACCAGTTAGTTTTCCTATTTCATCATTGATGTATATTTTAGTGGCGTATTGGTCGTGTTTTGACAAATAAACAGTACCAGGAATATTATTAGCCAGTAATCTAAATTTTTCCTCACTTTCATAAATGGCCGTTTCATTGGAGATTCGTTCAATCGATGAAGCAATATTTCTGGCCAAAGTTTGTAAAATATTAACTTCATCTTCATTCCACGTTCTTTCATTTTGCGTGTCATCAAATCCTAAAAAGCCATGAAATTTGTTTTTGACAAAAATCGGAAAAAGAATCAAAGAGGTCACATCTATCGCCTGTAATTTGGTTTGTAATGATTTATTTTCAATTTTTGCAATTATCGCTTCATAAATTTTATTGTTCAGCAGCGGAGTCAATAATTCCTCAAAGTAAGCATGAGGTAAATTTTGTAGCTTTATGTTATTTTGAGTTAATTTAGCATTATCAATAATCCATCTGTATTTTTGACTGATACATTTCGTCTCCGGATTATTTTCATAATAATAGGCCCTGTGAGATTTTGTTGCTTTTCCCATTATAATAAGAACATCAGAAAAAATATCGTTAATGTCATTACTGTTTAGAAATTTTTCGGTGCAAAGTGCCATTGCCGATAGAAGTTCACTCTTGTATTCCAGTTTTTTCTCGGCTTCAAGCCTCATATTTGATAGTATCAATAAAGAAATTATATCAGAAATCGTTCTGGCAAAATTTATATCTTCATTATCCCATTTTTTCTCTTGTCTAGTAGTTTCAAAACAGATTAGTCCTGTTAATTCCCCATTGATAGTAATAGGAATATCGAGCAAAGATTTAATATTATTATCTAAAAAGTAGTTTTCAGTAAATTCTGATATTTCTATTTTGTCGAAAACATCAGTGGCACAAATTTGTTTTTTACTTTTAATTGATTCGAAATAAAGAGGAAAATCTTTACTTTCCAAAACAGTTCCTTTTGAAAATTCATCAATATCAATTGAATATAAAATTTCACATTGTATCGCTTCCTCAGTATAATTCCAATAACTAACTCGATTACATTCAGTAGCTTTTGCAGCGGCTTCAATTATTGATTTTATGCTAGTTTCAAATTTTTCATTTTCATTAAAATTAGTCGTAGATAATTGTTTAATCGTTTTATTATATTCTTCAATTTTTTCTTGACGTATTTTACTTTCGACTTCTATGTCCTTGAACTTGGTAATATCCCTAGCAATGCCTGAAAAGCCAATTATCTTACCTATGTCGTTTCTACGAACAATTACTTTTTGTGAAAGCCACAATTGTTCTCCGTTCTTTTTTATTAGCGGAAATTCAACAGTAGGGAAATGAAGCTCTTTTTTTACTAAATTCTGATAAAAGTCGATTATTTTCTTCGAGTAATCATCTCTAACGAATTCTGAATAATGTCTCGTTAGAATTTCTTTTTTTTCATAACCTATAGATTGAATAGTAAAATCATTTACAAATGTAAAATTACCCTTATCATCAATTTCGAAAATAAAATCAATAGCGTTTTGAATCAAATTTTTATATTGATTCTGAATATGCATTTCATTGGTAACATCTTGTCCAATTCCTATAATTAAATCATTTGAAAATTTTTTGTCTTTCCACTGGATATATTTATAGTCTCCATTTTTGCATTTGAGTCTTCTGGTGAACAATTTATTATCATTGAAATTAATATGATACTTTTCACCATAATATTCAGGATCTTCAGTTAGCTTCCAATAGCCCATTCCCATGACGTCATCGATAGAATACCCTAAAATTGGCTTTATAGTTTCGCTGCAAAACACAATTTCCCCTTTTCTATTTGTAGCAAGAATTAATGAATTTCCATTATTGATGATTTGATTGTTAAATCGGAATTCATCGTTGGTATTTAACCGTAATATGAAGTGAATGTAATTTATAATTAAAATTATTAATGAGTTAATAAATAACGCTAAGACTGTTTTTAGAGGAATTAGTTCAAAAACAGAAATAACAACAAGATAAATAAATACTGTTACAATAAAACCCCAATAAAGTTTTGCAGGTTTTAGAACGGTGTACGAAAAGAAAAAGGCCACGACAAAAGCTACAATGGGAATAATATCACTGGGAGAGACAATTATATTTCTAGAGATAGAACTAAAATATAATAAAAAACATACGATGAAAATTTGTTGAATATTTCTAAAAAACACTTTGGACCTAGTGCTAATAAAGTACAAAACCATTAAAAACACTCCAACGCTACAATTTAGAAAGAAAAAACTTTTAGGTCTTATTTTTAAAAATTCAAAAGCGATTTCTATGATTGTAAGTATAACTCCTAAAAACAAAAGATAAATTTGATATTCCTTATTTTTGGTAATAGCTTTGGTACTTTTTTCTAGTATATTACTTTTTAATCCGGTTCTTATTTTTAAAATTTTGTAAATTAAAAAAATAATTAAAATAGGAATTATAATGCAAAATAAAATTTGGATTACTAGTGGATTAGACATCCAAAATAAAATTATTTTTTTTGGAATAAAGTATAATTGGCTATAGCAGAATACCATAGAAAAATTTAGATTAGGTTTGAAAGATTTGATTCGGGGATCTTATCTTTTTTGGCTAGTAATATATGATTTTTTTACAAAACACAACCTAAAAAAAGTAGGTTGTGTTTTAATAAAAAAAAAATTCAAATTTAAAGTAATTTATTCAAACTCAGTTTCTGAATCTATTCCTATAATAGACACGTAAATCGCGTAATACATAGAATAAATAAAAGGAATGGTAAAAAATATTCCAATGCAACATCCAATGAATCCTACCATGGACGCTATAAAGCTTACAATTAATAATCCCAAGAGAACTAATGGTTGTTTCGAAACGATTATGATACTGGATTTTATGGCCTCTACAGCTTTTAAGTTTCCAAAAATAATTAATGGAATAGTTAAGAAAGTAAGAAATGATACTAGCATTGCAATCAGTGATCCAACAAATTTAATTCCGGAATAATCCAGTATTGAGGATAAAACAGAACTAAATATCGAAATCAGCAAAGTTGAAATAACCAATTCAGCAAAATAAGGCTTTTTATAATATTCGAAAATGGTTGAAACATGGAATTCCTCATCTTTTTGAGCACAGTGGGCCATTTTAATTAATCCCGCAGGGAAAGGACTTAACAGGCAAGTTAACAATACAGCTGAAATAATATATAAAATCATATAAATTCCTGTGAAATTTTCAGTTTTTAGATTATCTAACATTTTTTCGTTTAGTGCCGAAACTCCAAAAGTAAATATTACTATTCCACCAGCTAGAAGTCCTAATATAACTGAGAATACAAAAATCATCAAACCAGCATATAACGCGATTTTTTTATAATTTTCAAAGGCTAGGTTAAAAACGTTTCCAAAATCTATTTGGTATCCATTGGTTTTTATTTCTTCTATTTTTTCTTGTGTAGTTCTCATCATTTAATTTTTGGTTTTTATTGATTAATTTAAATTATTTATATTTTAAAATAGACTTCTTCAAAAGGAATTCTGAAGCGTTCTCCGTATATTCCTTCTTCATCTCTAAGTCCACATCCGATAATCATATTTATTTCAACAGAAGCAGGCAGGTGTAGTATTTTTTTTATTCTAATCGAGTCAAAACCTTCCATTGGACAAGTATCATAATTTAGGGCAGCCATACTTATCATA harbors:
- a CDS encoding PAS domain S-box protein, giving the protein MFFRNIQQIFIVCFLLYFSSISRNIIVSPSDIIPIVAFVVAFFFSYTVLKPAKLYWGFIVTVFIYLVVISVFELIPLKTVLALFINSLIILIINYIHFILRLNTNDEFRFNNQIINNGNSLILATNRKGEIVFCSETIKPILGYSIDDVMGMGYWKLTEDPEYYGEKYHINFNDNKLFTRRLKCKNGDYKYIQWKDKKFSNDLIIGIGQDVTNEMHIQNQYKNLIQNAIDFIFEIDDKGNFTFVNDFTIQSIGYEKKEILTRHYSEFVRDDYSKKIIDFYQNLVKKELHFPTVEFPLIKKNGEQLWLSQKVIVRRNDIGKIIGFSGIARDITKFKDIEVESKIRQEKIEEYNKTIKQLSTTNFNENEKFETSIKSIIEAAAKATECNRVSYWNYTEEAIQCEILYSIDIDEFSKGTVLESKDFPLYFESIKSKKQICATDVFDKIEISEFTENYFLDNNIKSLLDIPITINGELTGLICFETTRQEKKWDNEDINFARTISDIISLLILSNMRLEAEKKLEYKSELLSAMALCTEKFLNSNDINDIFSDVLIIMGKATKSHRAYYYENNPETKCISQKYRWIIDNAKLTQNNIKLQNLPHAYFEELLTPLLNNKIYEAIIAKIENKSLQTKLQAIDVTSLILFPIFVKNKFHGFLGFDDTQNERTWNEDEVNILQTLARNIASSIERISNETAIYESEEKFRLLANNIPGTVYLSKHDQYATKIYINDEIGKLTGYPKSDFLENKLSFIDLIVPEDKEQTILEQQNAIENGRPLHLTYRIEHKNKNIVWVEEFGDVVYKDGKIAFIEGIFIDVTERKQTETFIKAKELAEASNKAKSEFLANMSHEIRTPLNGIIGFTDLLMKTNLGKTQEKYMTTINQSASSLLDIINDILDFSKIEAGKLDLFIEKNEIRETLAQITDLILYESNQKNLDLQLNIASDVPEYFWIDNVRLKQILINLLSNAVKFTEKGSIKLNVSVVEKTNDSKARILFSVIDTGIGILEENKKKIFKAFSQEDNSTTRKFGGTGLGLTISNQLLGLMNSHLQLESTFNFGSAFYFYLDLEISDVISEEIKQITIPDITREPISKSIKYYQKLKIMLVEDNTVNMFLLKTIIKNLFPNATIFEIPNGKEAFLQFETINPDIIFMDIQMPIMNGYEATKEIRKLQSGYNVPIIATTAGTEKEEKDKCLAAGMNDYIAKPIIKGIIEDAILKWTN